ATCCTTCTCAGCCACCTGCATCTATATTGGAGAGGAccatgaagggttttgtgagtaTGGTTTTGTATTTTAACTTTCCAAAAGTTAGAAAATAATCCAGAAGATGTAAGTTTGAAGAATATGTCTCTTTTAGTGGAAATTGCTATATGTTCTTTCTGCATCTGCTAAACATGAAATGTTATCAATCATAAATATATTTTAGGAAGCAGAACAAAGCCAATCATTTCTGGTCTGCTTTTCAGATTTTCCTTGCTGCTCTTTTGAGAGTCTTCCTGGCACAAGCTCTGGGCAATGACGTAAGTCAATAATGTATTTTGGCACAGCTACAGAATCAGTGTTGAATGATCAATAAGAACTGGTGAAGCACATCACTTAACAGACGTGTAGTGATTATAGCTTTACCACTATTTACACTGTCACGAACCATCGGCGGGGGTAGTCCAGACGCTGCGTTTTACCCTGTTTCAGCACTTCTGAACATGTTTGGATTCTATTGGCCTTTGTTGAAGGTCATTTTATCTTGTAAAACTATTGTGATAGACACTGCTAGTGATGTTTTAGTATGCTCCATCTTAATTACCTATTGACTGTCTTATGTTCCATTGATCAAGCAACATATCATGACTGTGAATAGTAGTAGGGTTCCCTGTAGAGCGGGCATGTGCAGATTTAACTCTAGTTGATCTTGGAGTAGCAGAGGGTTAATCTTGTTCGGTTATGTTTACCCATATTGATGTATATTTCTGTCCTTTAGCTTCATAAACCCGTTTGGCTCTTTGTCTAGTTTGCTTgcagaaaaacatttttggggtttaGGAGTGTTGACCATGTATTGCTTTCATTGGCCATTTTGACCATTTGACCATTGTTATCCATAAATCAGCATTTTTCTGCAATTCATTTTCATTACCAGCACAGGTATAACTACAGTCTCCAGAATCACAAGTGTCATAGATTGTACACCATCATTGAACTGTCAATTCCCCCACTCCCTTAACCCTAGAGTATACTTTCAGACCCTCCCAAGTACCTCTGGCCTACTCCTCATATTCTTCAGACCTGTGCAGGGCTCCACAGATGTTGCACCTGTGGGCATTTCAGTCTCTCATAAAACAGCATTTTAACTAATGATTGTTATCAACGATTAATCCTCAAAACAGCTGATCGTGGTgtggatttattaacaaataatAACCTTGATAAATATGAGTCAATATTAGTGAAAAATGACCACTGACCATTGCTCAGCATTATTGACAGGTAGCTACAGTATTAATTAAGTGTTGATATCTATCTGCATTATTAATTATGTGGTACCATTAACTGGACTCTTCACCATTAAAAATGTGTGACATTTCTTACTTATGGGTCAAAATTATTGACTATAAATAAGATTTGTTGACATAAAAATCGGGAATTTGTGAAGCATTGCacagggagattaggtgatttgcccaggatcacaggatgttgagccacgttacgccacatcctctccattGCATTTGTTGTGATCACTCGAGATCATAAGTGTTCACCGTTTATATGTGAATCCTTATCCCAATCTTTGCATTGTTGATCAAGAATAAACTAGTGCTGCTGAAGATGAGTTGCCATTCGAGACCAAAGAGAGGCTTATTTTATGGTTATTAAACCTTTATTATTGGAAGCGAATAATACATTACATTGAggagtatagagaaatatgagttacAAGTTCAATGGAGTTATCACATAATCTGTGGTTGCTGCTGGTGATACCAAAGATTCTATTTTGTTGCAAAGTGTAAAATAAGAGACAGGAGAATTTTCAAATAACTGATGGTTAACGAACTTTTGAACAATTGCCACAATGAACTTCACATAAGAATCTAAATAGCTGGGTCAGATAAAGGATCATCCCTCGGTTTGTATAACTCTGTCTTGGTTTGCCTGCATTGTTACGTAGTCCATTCGTTGCCAGCAAATTTGCATCATATTCTTGACAATGTATTGGAATTGACAGAGATGCTTCTGCAAACTCAAAAGTAACTCAATACAGAGAATTGCTGGTGGGAGTTTATATAGAACATGACCTCTTTGGGTAACTTTAGCTTTCTTTTACTTGGACTTGTGACATCATCAGTATTCTAAAGGTGTAATGTTCTGCCTTATGTGGTGAACTCTGGACTCATATattcaaaagatttatttttcaattccATATCTctgggcttgaccactgcaaccctTATCAATTGACCACTGCAATCCTTATGCAATCGttcttatttttgtgttttgacttCTGCTAGGCGTTGGAGGTATAATGATAACTGGAAAAGGGTTAGGGACCATTTGAGGATCATTTGATTTGTGTTTGCTTACACTTTATTTTATAAACTTTGCTTAGGTTAGTCAAGTGCTTTTAGGCTTTGGGACTTTGGTATACCAGCAACTTATAAATAATTTTATCAATAAAATGCAATTGGTATTGATATCGCTCCCTGTATCAGCATTATTGCTTTTGAGTCTACGTTGTTGATCATAGATTGTCATTGGTACGCATGGGTCAGCAGTGCTGAAGATAGAGCCACATTGTGTACcattgattattattttttgttgatgtttttgattCATTTGTATTATTGGCAGTCACAATATAATCAATATCTCAGCAGTACCGACCAGCAACCAGCATGCAGATCATTTACGGCTATATCAAAGAATAATAGACTACTTTTGGAATTGTTTGGCTCAGCAATAGTAAACATGCTTAAAATATAATACTCATATTTACAGATAACCCTCAGTTCCAAACACACGATTACCTCACAACAACCACACTCAAATTACATACCAAATGCATCATTGCATCTCTAGTacaaggtgccaaaacacaactaACACAAACGTTTAGTGAATGGTTATAAGCTAAAGGCCATTTTTGTTTCGACCTAGAGACAGAATGAGTCCTATACCGTTTATATGCAGTGATTAGAACAAAAGCACTGGAAATGTTTATGCCAACCGATTAACAACTGAACCAATCATGGTTGTGCTGTTCGGACACCTTTCTGTAAAGGTGTTTGACCTGTGCATTACTGCATCTATTACAGTAATTTGTGTAGGGCCACAGCTTAAGATCTAGGTGGTGCCAGTCACATTCATCCTTGTGATGCTGTTAAAATTGGTGTCATTGAGCTGAGGAACAAACTTCGGTTATTCATGGTCAAAATGCTTCAAAGAGTGAAAGTGCACTCTCCCAATACTTGTGTTTTGTGTGTAAAGTGCAGTCTTGTCCATCCAATTACAAACTGCAGCCAAACGCCACTTAAAACAAAACAATCACAAACAACGCCCTACGTGACTGACTGTCTTTACTGAGTGCCCTCGGGGAGGTGTAGTTTGAGACTTTGAGCAGGcacatgaggtaggtcacaattcggCACAGCTGTATCTGCTTGCTACTGATAATGCAAAGGTGTCTCATGTTTTCAAATTCAAAACTTTATAGGTGATCTGTGTATAAACGAATTTTTTCCATTTGCCGAATGCTTACTGATAATGATGAAGAATAAGGAGGAGACATTAATAATGACAAGAAGGAGGAAAAATAGATATTTCTAAACTGTTGGGTCTGGTCGCTCACTAATCTAATACATCTTTTTATAAAGTTCAAACCTGTGTTTGATCTCTTGGCCACAGGTTCAAAATCCCACTGGGTTAGCTTCACTTAGACTTTCATCCTTTTGAAGTCGATAAAAAGATTATAATTCAGTTAGGTAACAATGAAAACGATTTATTCAGAGCCAAGATGCCCAAAGCGGTGACCTTGCCCTTTAAGTGTAGTGTGTTTTGTAATATCCCAAGTTTAAATGACAGACGTTAGAGGCTAGAACCCCACAATTGATAATTAATAGTTTCCTCTTTAAACAACTCTAGCAAATTTGAACCATATTCCCTTTGATGCAATTGCATAGCCATTACACCACAATGTGCCTAACATAGGTCTTCTCGTCTACTGCTGGTCAAAATTGTCAGAAAATAAATTCCTTTTTTAGCAATGAAAATCACTCACTTCTCGCTTTTGTGTCTTAGGAATGATGCAAAGGATTTTAGAAACAATTACAACATTAAAGGGAAGTCTGTGAGCAAATATTTACCTAGGAAATGCAAGGTTTGGTGACTTGGTTTCATTTTCATTTCTATAGTTCCACGTTGATCAGTGGGTCATTGTATCAGCATAACAATTTCTGTTTATCTTTCGGGTCAAAGGTTAGGTTTAAAAAGAGCAGATTCAACATTCCCTTTTCTCCAGATCAATAAAAAGAGAACTCTTGGGTTGGATGACAGAAAGTTGGTATATTGAAGACACATCATACCTACATGGGTGTGGCAGCAAGTCAACAAACCACGCTCTTGCTAGGTTCCTTTCGAACAACTGACTGGATGGTGTACGCTTTCAGATGTGTTAGGGAAACACAATAGGACGTTTTTACTGAGTCGTGGGCGGTGCTTAATGTTGCAGTTGACTAATGTGTGTATTTCTCAATGCAGTCGGTCAGCCTCACTAATCGCGGCAACGATGGTGGTGATGTGCACCAGACAGTGAATATCGACAACCACGACAATATTGCCAACATCAACACCAATGCTGGCTGGAACTCCTGGAACTCTGTCTGGGACTATGGCAATGTGAGTTTTGGTCTGCATACTAAGATTCGTTCTCTTTTGCATGGTCTATTCTACTGGAGGGAGGCTGGTGTGCACTAAGCGAAGGTCAACTGGTCTGTAGTCGGGTTGAAAGGTTTCCACACAGGCCACTGCCACCTTTGGCACGTGACTGACATTGCCTCAACCCTACTGAATTTTTATACTTACTCTTGATGTAATTACTCTGCCTCAGCCCTACGTCTCTTTTTGGACCTCCCTGTCTATCAGGGTATCTTGTGATTTCCAAACAGATACCACTACCTCGATCTGTAGATCTCTTTTAAAAACCATAGTAGGTAACAACACACTCCTGTACAATATTATGCACCCTAAGActgtggtacatcaacaaatgaCCGGGCTGACTGAAAAGGAGCCCTAACCAGACCAGCCAGATCTTTAGACTTATAGCAAAGTTATTTTTTAAGTGACTCTGGGTGTACCCTGCTACTTCCCTAACCATACACTGATTTCTTGATatgtcaaacaaagagtacatCCTATTGAGTCTATTGTTTGAGATCACCTTCTGCATGATAATCAGTGTCTTAAAAGATGTCTATCAGAAAGGTCTGCCATAGGGAGCTAGTTACACACTGGAGTGTAGAACTTAGCTTCTGAGTCCACACCATGTATACTTTGAGGACAGACCTGTTTTGTAACAGGGTGAATGGCATTACATTTTCAAAGTGTACTAAGGTGACAACAGCACATGCCGGGCTCTTCCACAGTGGCAGCATTAACATTTgctaccacaattttttttttacaagtctgCGTCTTTGCTCTTTCATAGACATATTTTCTCTTGTATTGtctaaaacatttctacttttgtgAAAAACTGTCTACCCTTCACACATAGCCCACAGTTCATATTCATCAGTATGGCTGTTTAGTTTCAAAAGTTGAATCTGCCTTTCTCACAAAATCCCCTAGAGGGTCTTCCCTCAGATTAGAATGGGCATGCTCATGCTTTACAGCAAATTGCATCATGGAATTATAAGAAAGCCTTGCTTTTCCCTCAGTTTCTTTAGCTGGCAGTATCCTTCCAAAATGAACACCTAAGGCAGTTAAGGGAGGTCATATTAGGTAATCTTTAATGCCCAAATATAATTAGAGTGTTTGTTTTGCAGGGGTTTGTTGCAACTCGAGTGTTTGCCAAGAAAGTCTGTTACGTGAACAGGCTGAACAAGAACTTGGTTCCCAGCATCCAACAACTGGCACAGTTTACCAAGGATAAGAAGGTAATTTAAGAAAAGTTATCAAATCATAAAACGTGGTCTAATGTCTACATTGTCAATTGAGGCACCAAGTAACATTACCTTCATTGTGGTGGCTTAACCACTAATCTAAATTAGATGGAGGAAATAGTTATCTGAGGCATCTAGGGACAGCACAGGATATAATAACTGAATACTCATTTTAtgtcccttccccttccatccatagGCCCCACAGTGTGCTCCCCCACGCACTCTGCAGTATGCCGCCACCAAGACACCAGCCCAAGACCTGGCCCGGTACGGGAAACCCATTGAAGTCCTCTGCAGAGGAATCCCAACCTACCTGGCTGAGGAGGTTCAAGGTGAGTAACCACTAAACCAGTGGCATCTAACCCAGGACCAGGTGTCTAGAACCATCCCAAATGTTCCAGCTATCAGCAGGAGATTAATTTACAGACAATGTAAATAGAATTTACTGACATTGGAGACAtttacagtgaaaagcaggcctgaATCCATGCCTCCTGGATCTACACTACATCAGTTGGCCCCCCCTTCAGTCAATACAAATCATCATGGCCAGAAGAGATTTAGCATTGTATCTTTAAAGCCATAACTATACAGTGAATGTGACACAAGGAGCACCAGGCTCTGGACCAAAGAAGCCTTATACTGATAACTGGGCTTTGTTTTAAgatgaaaaaatgagcagcagtaaacggctcagtaatgggccatcactaacatgttttgtcatttatttccaagctgagaatgtgtcaaaagagAAGAGACTCCAAATACTATTCAAAAATCTATCCCTCACTCCTAATAATTACAGTGCATtattttacatgttagtaaggcctgtCTGACAAGAATAGGatttttggcatcatgtatttgactgcatttttaaaacggtaacataacttaactgcaatgtttaaataagtctacacatatttaaatattgccaattTAATGGATTGATTGTGAAAAATTGTATGGGGGAGTGATGTTTTTGTTTTCCACTGGGAGCGCAACATTAAAaaatttgaagaccactgctgtaaGGAGATGTATGGTCTTCAACACATTGCAAATTGAAAGGCAtccataataatatatatatatatatatatatatatatatatatatatatatatatatatatatatatatatataccatagagAATTGTAGCCTCTGTAACTCTGGAATGCCCACTGCTAGCTCCTGAAAGGCCAGATCCCTGCCTAATTTTCAGGATATTtatataaaatgaatttacattcGTTGAATTTTAATGGAACTCATTTACGTAGTATGTGGTTAGTCTAAAAATAAGGCAATAATCTGGCCATTATTGGGCTACACTGACACTCCTGCTACAAAGAAATGAGACTCCTGCCTTTATTTCAGGCATGTAAGATATATGAAacactattttaaaaatgtatacagagATGGCTGTAAAGGTTCAATGCAAGCTGCAAAGTTGTGAAACAACTCTTAGAATCTTTGGAATTGTCTGAGCTTCAGGAAGTACTTggcttaaaaacatattttttcgtCAAATTTTCATCAGAATATTTGGTAGGTGCAGTATGTGCTAAAACAGTGCCAGGAAACCATTATATTGGTTGAAGTGCACTGTATAAAATGTTGTCACCATAACATTGAATTTTATTTCGGGCTGGAATTTTAAATGGCGTTCTTTGTAACTAACCGATTTATTGGTGAATGCATAAAGACAACCGAGGATAAAAAATAGTCTTTATCTCTCTTTTTAAAGAGCTCCCCCTTCTTTATCTTCTCTATTTGGAAGTTTCTTCTTACCTACAACTATCTCCATGTATCCGTCATTCAATTATTACTTTTCTTGCCTTCTCAAAGCCTTCGTTCTTGTTTtctttgttgctttctttgttctctTTGCCTATTTCCTTCGTACATTCATtgttcactttctttttattattttctcttatatccttttcttttttcttttcttttttttttttactttacataatATGGCCTCAGATCTGTAGCTCACTGAACATTTCAACAGATATATCTAAAAAACGACCTATGCTGCTTTCACTAGATGCAAATATTGTGCAGTAAGTTAATGTATTTGCTATAGGAATCTGAGTGTAATCTGGAGGTCTGAATGCCTGCAAAATTATTTAAATTCATTTGCAAATGTCTAATTAAAACGTGAGTGCAGTCTACGAAATGTTGTTCTATTTAAGCATTCTGAGCAGTCTCGCTCAACATACTTTAAATTTCCCATGTTTTACTATTTTGTTCGTTGTCACTGCTAGCGGCGGAACGCAAGATTCCATAGGTGACTAAGAAGCTTGGAGTTGCAGACAAGTAGTCCTGCATCACTTTCGTTTTTTTCTAGATATTTCATATGAAATACCACTAGACAGGGAAAGTGCCCCAACTTGCCTTGCACGTAGGAAGTGTCTGCCCCCAAAGCTAAAACACAAAGGACAGGACTTCCTAACTCAGAGGAAAAAACAACTAGATTTTGAAAAGTCAATAGGCCTGTCTTTGAAAGCTTATCTAATGTTGTTTTTTCTATTGCTTATTACAACCGTATGCCAAAAAAGAAACATGCTGCATAAAAAGTTTGATAatatacttgcaataaaaaaaaattacgtgtAACAAAAAGCCTTGGCATACCATTTTAAGAGAAACGTACAGCTGCTTCTATGGAAGTAGGCGTGCTTATAACTGGCATAGAAAACCCTTTCCATTGTACTGCATATCGTATAAAATATGATTGTCATTGGTGTaaattagtttagtttagtttaatgaaCTTTTAGAGCGCATTGCTACCAGAGGGCTTCCTAGCGCTAATTTAAAGGTAAAATTGACTTTTCATTACTTCAGCTGTTCATCTCTAGAAagtccataaaaaataaaaattataaagaacagaaagaaaaattGAAAGGCAAAATGTCGGCCCACCACCTGTGGCACTGACATGTATTATCTTTTAGGTGGATGCACACCTGTGAAAAGGAAAAAAAGCTGTCATACTACAAGGGAGCCAATGGCTCACATTGGGTGACCCTTTGACCCCTTGCTGTAGCGGGAGCaagcaaatgtgaatgacagttgaacaaCACAATAGGTAAAGAGGGCTGTGCCAAAGCCCATCTATGTATGAAAATAGGGTTGTCTTTTATAGTTATGGTTTTCTTTTTTAATCACACCAGGCCAAGATGTAGATCTTTGCTTAATAAGCTAAAACTAGAAAGGATATTTATATCGCTCCAGTTTAAAAACCCTATAGAATGGAGGGTTATAAATGCTAAAGATGAAACTTACCATCCCCTGGCCATATCTTGATGGCCTTTGCTGGCTTAACCAGTGCCCATCTCCTGTTATTAGTTCCTGCAGTACAGCACGTACAGTCTATTCATTTACCCCGATAATTCTCCGGCTGCTGTCTTAAAGGTAGGAGCATGAAAAAAACAAGAGCTCGCCTCGGCAGTCCATCACAATGCGGCCCAGATCTTAAATCCCAAAGTTTGGAGCTCCTGGCTGTCGCCAGAGAGAGCTAGAAACTCGAAGAGTGCATGTTTCTGGCTGAAAGCTAAAAGCCCAAATGTTGGAACTGATGGATCCAAGGGTAGAATGACATAGGGTTAAACTCCTTGGCCAACAGTTAAGACAATAGAACAACCAttcagaaaaaaaactcaaaacaacTATACCAACATGGCTCTGCGAAACACACTCTTATTGACTAACTTGGTATGAACCAAACCATGACGTTTTATGACGTTGAGCCTCACGCCTGTAGCAGCTGCATTCGTCCTGTTCTCGCTTTTTGTCGTCCTATCTACTCC
The Pleurodeles waltl isolate 20211129_DDA chromosome 11, aPleWal1.hap1.20221129, whole genome shotgun sequence genome window above contains:
- the LOC138265128 gene encoding gastrokine-1-like, with product MNTLENHYHHRLQGMQSLKQQSDAGLFSVLSVSLTNRGNDGGDVHQTVNIDNHDNIANINTNAGWNSWNSVWDYGNGFVATRVFAKKVCYVNRLNKNLVPSIQQLAQFTKDKKAPQCAPPRTLQYAATKTPAQDLARYGKPIEVLCRGIPTYLAEEVQGASFFQHVEGCLNAGILHLLDINICIEGLLL